The genomic stretch GGCTGCAGGTGAGGGTTGAGGCCTCGAAGCTGAGGGCCATCAACGTCATCGCGCTGGAAACCTATCTGCCCAGTGTCGTGGGCAGCGAGATGCCCGCCAGCTGGCCCCTGGAGGCTCTGCGGGCCCAGGCTGTGGCTGCGCGCACCTATGCCCTGCGCCACCGCAAACCCTCGGCCCCCTTCGATCTGCACGCCACCGTCACCAGTCAGGCCTACAAGGGACTGGAGTCGGAGACCGCCTCCACCCGCGAGGCGGTGCGCAGCACCCAGGGCCTGGTGCTGATGCATGGCAACAGCCTGATCAATGCCGTCTTCCACAGCAGCAGTGGCGGCAGCACGGAGAACAGCGGTGATCTCTGGTCGCGTCAGCTGCCCTACCTGGTGAGCGTGCCCGACTACGACGACACCAGCCCCGTGGCCCGCTGGGAGAAAACCCTCTCCCCCCAGCTGCTGGCCGGAGCCTTCGCGGAGATCGGCGGCGCCAGCCGCATCGACGTTCTCTCAACCACGGGCAGCGGCCGGGTGCGCCAGGCGCGGGTGATCGGACCCTCCGGCTCCCTGGTGCTCACAGGCGCCCAGCTGCGCAGCCGCCTGGGGTTGCGCAGCACTCTGGTGCGATTCAAGGCCGCTCCCTTCACCTTCACCGCCCCGTCCCTCGCCGACGGCACACCGTTGCCAGCTGACATGGGTTCGCTGCTGGCACCGCCCCCACCCCGGCCCCTGGCTCCGCCGTCGCCGGTGATCATCGCCGTGGGCCGCGGCTTCGGCCACGGAGTCGGCATGAGCCAGTGGGGGGCCTATGCGCTCGCCCAGCAGGGCCGCCGATTCGACCAGATCCTCCAGCACTACTACCGCGGCGTCGAGGTGCAACCGCTCCGGGCGGGATCCGGCCCCCTGGCGTCGGGAGCCGTCGCTGGGCGAGGCTCCTGAGCACCGGTCCTGCGGCTGAAGCGGCGGAGCGGCTGACCATCTCGCCTGCCTTCGGTGCCAACGCCTGCTTCTCCCGCCTGGTTGGCCGGTCGCTTCGAATGCTTCGAGCAGCCGTCTGATCTTGCCGGTCGCGTTGCTGAACTGCTCCATCTGGAACTCAGCGGCTCCATGGTGCGCCCCCTGGGCCTCGCCACCGGACGCACCATGAAGCCCGTCTACGCAGCGCTGGTGGCGAGGCTGCTGGCCCTTGGGCCCGATCAGCTCCAGGCCGTGCGCCAGCGCTGGCGGAGCTTCAACCTCGATGAATATGTGGGACTGGGGCCGGCGGATTGCGGCTCCTTCGCGGCGGAGATGACCCGCCGGCTGAGCGGGCCTCTCGGCCTGGATCCTGCCCGGGTGCAGCTCCCCGACGGTCTGGCGGCGGATCCCGCCGCCGAGGCCCTCCGCTACGCCGAAGCCGTTCAGGCGGCCGGAGGCATCGGACTGCAACTGCTGGGGCTGGGCAGCAACGGCCACGTGGGCTTCAACGAGCCCCCCTGTGCGCCCGACGCTCCCAGTCGCAGCCTCCGCCTCAGCGCCGCCACCCGACGCCAGAACGCGGCGGCCTTCGGGGGGGATCCGGACCTGGTGCCAGCCGGGGCGATCACCCTTGGCCTGGACCGGATTCTGGGGGCCGAGCGCATCCTGCTGGTGGTGAGCGGTCCGGCCAAGGCGGGCATCCTGGCGCGGCTGCTGAGGGAGCCTCCGGAGCCGTCGCTGCCGGCCAGCTGGCTGCAGGGCCATCCAGGCCTGCGTCTGATCGTCGATCGCTCCGCCCTGGAGGGCTGAGGGGCTCAGCCCATCACGGCATCAAGCAGGTCGGCGTCGGCCTCCAGGTTGGAGGTGAGGCTGCGCACGTCATCGAGATCCTCGAGGGCGTCGAGCATGCGCAGGCAGCGGCGCAGCTGGTCCTCGCACTCCAGACGGCAGGACGTGGAGGACACCCAGCGCGACTCCCAGTCGCGCACAGCCCAGCCCAGTTGTCGCAGGTGGTGCTGCAGGGGCTCCAGATCGGTGAAGCGGCAGAACACCTCGGCGTTCTCCCCCTCCAGGCTGTAGCCCAGCACCGGCGGACCCCCCTGGTCCTCCAGCCTCAGCAGGCTCTCGAGCAGGTCCTCTTCGCTGGGCACCGGGGGCTCCAGCCGCACGACCCCCTGCTGCTCGAAGAGGTACCCCACGCAGCCGCTCTCCCCCAGGTTTCCCCCCTGCTTGCTGAAGGCCAGGCGCAGGTCGGCGGCGGTTCGGTTGCGGTTGTCGGTGAAGCACTCCACCAGCACCGCGACCCCGCCTGGGCCGTAGCCCTCGTAGCGGACGGCCTCGAACTGGTCGGCCTCGCCGCCCCCCTGGCCTGAACCCTTGGCGATGGCCCGCTCGATGTTGGCGCTGGGCATGCCGGCAGCCTTGGCCTTGTCGATGGCAGTGCGCAGCTGGAAGTTCCCGGCGGGATCGGCCCCATGGCGGGCCGCCACCGTGATCTCGCGCCCCAGACGGGTGAAGACAACCCCGCGCCGCGCGTCGACCACCGCCTTCTGGCGTTTGATCTGGGCCCACTTGCTGTGGCCGGCCATGACGGATCGATCGATGAAGGGTGGGGACGTGGCGGGGCGCCACGTTGCGGCAGGTGGATCCCCGAGGGGATCAGCCCATGGCCTCCAGCACCAGCCGGGGCTGGAGCCAGCCGTCGGGCATGGCCCTGGCCATCCCTGCCAGGTTGCCATCCGGATCGAGCACCACCACCACCTGGTGCTCGCTCAGGTGGGAGGGGCCGGCCAGGCGCCGGCCGCAGCGCCAGCTCACCAGATCACCGGGCTCCAGGGTGAAGGCGGGGTAGTGGGCCAGGGCAAGGAGGGGAGCCAGGGGCGGCGGCGGCGGCTCCGCCTCAAGCTCCTCGAGGTTCACGGCTGCGCTGAGGGTGAAGCCCAGGGCTTCGGTGCGACGCAGCTCGGCGAGGGCTCCGCCGCAGCCGAGGGCCTCACCAAGATCCCGCGCCAGGGAGCGGATGTAGGTGCCGGCGCTGCAGCGCACCTCCAGCTCCAGCCGCCCGGAGCTGGGCTCCCAGCCCAGCAGGTCCAGCCGCTCGACCATGACGGCTCGCTCCTGCAGGTCCGAGTGTTCTCCGCGGCGGGCTCTGGTGTACGCCCGCTCCCCCTGCACGTGCACCGCAGACACCTGGGGCGGTCGCTGCAGGATCGGGCCGCGGAAGGGGGCCAGGGCCGCCGCCAGCTCCTGCCGGCTGAGTGGCGGCAGGAGCTGGCGCCTGAGGACAGTGCCGCTGAGGTCGTCACTGTCGGTGGTCAGGCCCAGCTGAATCACCCCCCGGTAGGCCTTGGCCCCATCGAGGTAAGGCAGCAGTCGGGTGGCCGACCCCAGTGCCAGGGGCAGGACGCCGGTCACGGCCGGATCCAGGGTGCCGCCATGGCCGACACGTTTGAGGCCATAGCGGCGTCGCACCCGTGTCACACAGCCATGGGAGGTGATGCCTGCCGGTTTGTCGAGAATGAGGAAACCGCATGGCGTCCTTGCCTGCTGGGTCGCTCTGGGCTGGCTGCCGGACGAGGTCATGGCAGGCACTGTTGCATCCGGGCTCCCGGCCTGCAGGCTGGAGGGCGCGCCCGTTCCCCCTTTCGCCCGTGACCCTGCAGCAGCGCCGTGACCTGGCTTTTCTCGTGCTGGCGGGCCTCTTCCTGGGCACGATGGGGATGCTCAACATCCTCGGCCTCACCCGCTTTCTGACCCTGGGCTCGATCGGCGGCTGGCCGATCGTGGTGGCGGTGGGGGCCCTTCCCTACCCGGTCACGTTCCTCTGCACCGACCTGATCAGCGAGATCTGGGGGGAGCGGCAGGCCAGCCAGCTGGTGTGGGTGGGGCTGCTGCTCAACGGCTGGATCGTTCTCATCCTCTGGCTGGGAGGAGTCCTGCCGGGGCTGGATGGTCATGGGGGCAGTGCCGGTCTGCCGCTGGCGGCTGCGGGGGAGCGCCTGCCGCTCTTCTATGAGATGCGAACCCTGGCGTTCGGAGCCGTGGGGGCTTCGATGGTGGCCTATCTGGCCGCCCAGTTCACCGATGTGCGGCTGTTTCATTTCTGGAAGCGCCTCACCGCAGGCCGGGCCCTGTGGTTGCGCAACAACGGGTCCACCCTGATCAGCCAGCTGGTGGACACCACGGCGGTGGTGCTGATCAGCCACTACGCCGCCCACGTGCTGCCCCTGCGGGCCGAGGAGGCGATCCTGCCCCAGCTGGGGAGTTTCATCGCCAGCGGCTACCTGTTCAAGCTGGTGGCGGCCCTGCTCGACACCCTGCCGTTCTATCTGCTGGTGGCCTGGCTGCGCCGATGGCTGGAGGTGCCAGGCGCCGGTGCGGAGCTGGAGGATCCGGGCTCCCCGTAGCCTGGCTTCAGTTCCAGCGATCAGACGATTTGCCAGAAGGTGGATGCCCCATGACCTGGCCCACGGCGACCCTGGAGGGAGGGAAAGCAGCGGCCCGTGAAGGCCTTGATCTGGAGGATTTTCTCGGCGATGGCTTTGGCTTGCGTCAGCAGCTGGCGTCCTATCTGGGCCTCACTGCTGAACAGCTTGAGGAGCGCCTGCCGCAGAGCTGCGCCGACCTCGCCTCTCTCCATCCCGGTGCGGTGGGCTTCGATCCGCAGCGGGTGGAGGCGTTCTATGAGCAGACCGTGGGCACCGGACACCTGCTCGAGTTGGCAGCCTGGCATCTGGGCAGTGCGGACTACATCGGCGACACCCTGCGTCTGCAGGCTCGCTTCGCCCGCGGAGCGGTGCTCGATTTCGGTGGTGGGATCGGCACCCATGCCCTGGCGGCCGCGGCACTGGCCGAGGTGGAGCAGGTCTGGTTCGTGGACATCAACCCCCACAACCGCGCGTTTGTGGCGGAGCGGGCCGCACACTTCGGGCTCAGTGATCGTCTGAAGGTCTGCCGCGATCTTGACGATCCAGATCTGCCTCAGCACTTCGACACCGTGGTCTGCCTGGATGTGCTGGAACATCTGAGTGATCCAGCCGGCCAGCTCGAGCGCTTCGCCTCGCGCATGAGCGAAGGGGCCATCGCCCTGCTCAACTGGTACTTCTTCAAAGGCTTCGACGGGGAATACCCGTTCCACTTCGATGATCCTGCGCTGGTGGAGCAGTTCTTCCG from Synechococcus sp. CBW1107 encodes the following:
- a CDS encoding SpoIID/LytB domain-containing protein; translated protein: MAVPKTGRIRTLFLAVALLPQALLTGPGGLAGAQAAVGDGAEDVAALDQLEPLTASRATNPQMRVLLLDLPAIRVAGSSGLRLRDTRGGELLRMPAGATLALRQAGGRIQVQPSAVTQGTPGVLSLGELWLEPLPDSNGLASLQVENRRYRGRLQVRVEASKLRAINVIALETYLPSVVGSEMPASWPLEALRAQAVAARTYALRHRKPSAPFDLHATVTSQAYKGLESETASTREAVRSTQGLVLMHGNSLINAVFHSSSGGSTENSGDLWSRQLPYLVSVPDYDDTSPVARWEKTLSPQLLAGAFAEIGGASRIDVLSTTGSGRVRQARVIGPSGSLVLTGAQLRSRLGLRSTLVRFKAAPFTFTAPSLADGTPLPADMGSLLAPPPPRPLAPPSPVIIAVGRGFGHGVGMSQWGAYALAQQGRRFDQILQHYYRGVEVQPLRAGSGPLASGAVAGRGS
- a CDS encoding glucosamine-6-phosphate deaminase translates to MAGRFECFEQPSDLAGRVAELLHLELSGSMVRPLGLATGRTMKPVYAALVARLLALGPDQLQAVRQRWRSFNLDEYVGLGPADCGSFAAEMTRRLSGPLGLDPARVQLPDGLAADPAAEALRYAEAVQAAGGIGLQLLGLGSNGHVGFNEPPCAPDAPSRSLRLSAATRRQNAAAFGGDPDLVPAGAITLGLDRILGAERILLVVSGPAKAGILARLLREPPEPSLPASWLQGHPGLRLIVDRSALEG
- a CDS encoding YebC/PmpR family DNA-binding transcriptional regulator, whose protein sequence is MAGHSKWAQIKRQKAVVDARRGVVFTRLGREITVAARHGADPAGNFQLRTAIDKAKAAGMPSANIERAIAKGSGQGGGEADQFEAVRYEGYGPGGVAVLVECFTDNRNRTAADLRLAFSKQGGNLGESGCVGYLFEQQGVVRLEPPVPSEEDLLESLLRLEDQGGPPVLGYSLEGENAEVFCRFTDLEPLQHHLRQLGWAVRDWESRWVSSTSCRLECEDQLRRCLRMLDALEDLDDVRSLTSNLEADADLLDAVMG
- the truB gene encoding tRNA pseudouridine(55) synthase TruB, which translates into the protein MTSSGSQPRATQQARTPCGFLILDKPAGITSHGCVTRVRRRYGLKRVGHGGTLDPAVTGVLPLALGSATRLLPYLDGAKAYRGVIQLGLTTDSDDLSGTVLRRQLLPPLSRQELAAALAPFRGPILQRPPQVSAVHVQGERAYTRARRGEHSDLQERAVMVERLDLLGWEPSSGRLELEVRCSAGTYIRSLARDLGEALGCGGALAELRRTEALGFTLSAAVNLEELEAEPPPPPLAPLLALAHYPAFTLEPGDLVSWRCGRRLAGPSHLSEHQVVVVLDPDGNLAGMARAMPDGWLQPRLVLEAMG
- a CDS encoding queuosine precursor transporter, translated to MTLQQRRDLAFLVLAGLFLGTMGMLNILGLTRFLTLGSIGGWPIVVAVGALPYPVTFLCTDLISEIWGERQASQLVWVGLLLNGWIVLILWLGGVLPGLDGHGGSAGLPLAAAGERLPLFYEMRTLAFGAVGASMVAYLAAQFTDVRLFHFWKRLTAGRALWLRNNGSTLISQLVDTTAVVLISHYAAHVLPLRAEEAILPQLGSFIASGYLFKLVAALLDTLPFYLLVAWLRRWLEVPGAGAELEDPGSP
- a CDS encoding bifunctional 2-polyprenyl-6-hydroxyphenol methylase/3-demethylubiquinol 3-O-methyltransferase UbiG; translated protein: MTWPTATLEGGKAAAREGLDLEDFLGDGFGLRQQLASYLGLTAEQLEERLPQSCADLASLHPGAVGFDPQRVEAFYEQTVGTGHLLELAAWHLGSADYIGDTLRLQARFARGAVLDFGGGIGTHALAAAALAEVEQVWFVDINPHNRAFVAERAAHFGLSDRLKVCRDLDDPDLPQHFDTVVCLDVLEHLSDPAGQLERFASRMSEGAIALLNWYFFKGFDGEYPFHFDDPALVEQFFRSLQSRFLEVFHPYLITTRAYRLMG